Proteins from one Mobula birostris isolate sMobBir1 chromosome 10, sMobBir1.hap1, whole genome shotgun sequence genomic window:
- the LOC140204516 gene encoding TLR adapter interacting with SLC15A4 on the lysosome-like — protein sequence MLAEGFLTRISYGFHESERVQPDDCANSSNKPKTSSSSWEELVVSLDCAESVEEENIQNESGSSATTSEEKGRPTLIQKEEEPTSVNTWVPLYNRITSDSLDIPKDCARIKAEVDLYQSWSTTCRSYTDLQMVGDNVTPYSLTSLSTCLTNDHESSKWPVFHINNASMLPQLPASNCEGPQCSRSETFHHSDRSIVLQKEPLSNSVINNYMEQKITELYKQYLEDSMTKYASPTNIMGSHFLMTNIDQISLQISQEKNVEPTKAKDIVLNCLLSVACATNSSDICTPILQISN from the coding sequence ATGTTAGCTGAAGGGTTTCTCACAAGGATTAGTTACGGATTCCACGAAAGTGAGCGTGTCCAGCCAGATGACTGTGCAAACTCCAGCAATAAACCTAAGACTAGCAGCAGTTCTTGGGAAGAGCTCGTTGTCTCACTGGACTGTGCAGAAAGCGTTGAAGAAGAAAACATACAGAATGAATCAGGGAGCTCAGCTACCACCAGTGAAGAGAAAGGAAGGCCAACATTGATTCAAAAGGAAGAGGAACCAACCAGTGTGAATACCTGGGTACCCTTATACAATAGGATAACATCTGACAGTTTAGACATACCAAAGGACTGTGCACGCATTAAAGCCGAGGTGGATCTCTACCAGTCTTGGTCCACCACTTGCAGGAGCTACACTGATCTGCAGATGGTTGGAGATAATGTTACACCTTACAGTCTAACTAGCTTATCCACTTGTCTGACCAATGATCATGAAAGCAGTAAATGGCCCGTCTTTCACATCAACAATGCATCCATGTTGCCACAACTGCCTGCCTCTAATTGTGAAGGCCCACAATGTTCTAGATCAGAAACATTCCATCACAGTGATAGAAGCATTGTCCTTCAGAAAGAGCCATTATCCAACTCTGTGATCAACAACTACATGGAACAGAAGATCACTGAGCTCTATAAGCAGTACCTGGAAGATAGCATGACAAAATATGCCTCACCAACTAACATAATGGGCTCTCATTTTCTGATGACCAACATTGATCAAATTAGCCTGCAGATCTCTCAAGAGAAAAATGTGGAGCCCACAAAAGCTAAGGATATTGTTCTCAATTGCCTTCTCAGTGTTGCTTGTGCAACAAATTCATCCGACATCTGTACACCTATTTTACAGATATCTAATTAA